AATTTAGAAGTTACACCTAAAAAAAGGGGTAAAAAAAAGAAAGAAGAGTCGGTGAAATAGATGTTTGAATATTTAAGAGGAAAAGTTGAGTATAAAAAGCCAGAGTATCTTGCTTTAGATGTAAATGGTGTTGGTTATAGAGTAAGTATCTCTCTTAGAACTTATGATAAGGTTAAAACTGGAAGTGAAGTAAAATTATATATCTATAACTATATAAAAGAGGATAGTTTTAAACTTATAGGATTTTTAGAGGAGAGAGAGAGAAATATTTTTGAAATGCTATTGGGAGTTAAAGGAATTGGAGTTTCTCTTGCACTATCTGTAATGTCTACTTTTGATATTGATACATTGAGAGATCTTATAGCTGCTGATGACTATGTAAATCTAAAAAAAGTTCCAAAGCTTGGAGAGAAAAAATCACAACAACTTATTTTAGATCTAAAAAGCAAGTTAAAAACTTTAGATACTTTTTCTGTTGAAGCAAGAAATGAAAATATATCATCACAATTCCAAATTGAAGAGGAGCTTTACTCTGCTTTAGAGGGATTAGGATATAGTAAGAAAGAAATTGATTCTCTACTTACAAAAGAGGAGTTAAAAAGTTTCACTTCTATTGAAGAGGCTATAAAAAGTGTACTTAAAAAAGTAAACTTTTAAAATATAAAGGAGGTATTTATTATGGAATATAGAGAGTTATTTGAAACTGGAATGTCTTATGATACATTTATAAGCATAGCTAGTAAAGATGAAAAGGAAAAAATAGAAGAAATAACTTCTGTTTTAAGATTGGGAGATAGCTTTACAAATAGAGTAAAAGCTGTTGATAAAAAGTTTTATTTTCTTCTAAGTGCTGAATCTTGGTGTCCATATGTTAGAGCTACTGTACCTGTTTTAATGAAGATGGTAGAGTTAAACCCTAATATCTCTTTAAGTATTATTACTGAAGGTAGAGGATTTAAGTATTTAAGAGAAAAACTTGGAATACCTGAAGAAAGATATGTTGTGCCTACTTTAGCTATACTTGATGAACATTT
This portion of the uncultured Fusobacterium sp. genome encodes:
- a CDS encoding thioredoxin family protein; protein product: MEYRELFETGMSYDTFISIASKDEKEKIEEITSVLRLGDSFTNRVKAVDKKFYFLLSAESWCPYVRATVPVLMKMVELNPNISLSIITEGRGFKYLREKLGIPEERYVVPTLAILDEHFNLVNKYIGRPYKYRAIGFENVSNEYFKGQRADDIVEEIVEKMGY
- the ruvA gene encoding Holliday junction branch migration protein RuvA — its product is MFEYLRGKVEYKKPEYLALDVNGVGYRVSISLRTYDKVKTGSEVKLYIYNYIKEDSFKLIGFLEERERNIFEMLLGVKGIGVSLALSVMSTFDIDTLRDLIAADDYVNLKKVPKLGEKKSQQLILDLKSKLKTLDTFSVEARNENISSQFQIEEELYSALEGLGYSKKEIDSLLTKEELKSFTSIEEAIKSVLKKVNF